One Nitrospinota bacterium genomic window carries:
- a CDS encoding RNA-binding domain-containing protein has translation MNKIFNLIQKGESFSVEFKQKISSPKRIAKEIVAFSNTKGGYLLIGVDDKGQMVGVDSIKKENEALMVASKVYCSPPVDLKIDTASLNNKSVLIVQIDEGKNKPYRCITKSDDERIYIRVRDKNLIASRDVIRSMKDEYLYEREKIKLDSNEKKLIEYLKKNEKITLKEFKKFTNISKRRASRILVQLVKKGLLRIHTLEKENFYTLSFE, from the coding sequence ATGAATAAGATCTTTAACTTAATTCAAAAAGGCGAGAGCTTTTCAGTTGAGTTTAAACAAAAGATATCCTCTCCCAAAAGAATTGCAAAAGAAATCGTTGCGTTTTCAAATACAAAAGGAGGCTACCTCCTTATCGGCGTTGATGACAAAGGACAAATGGTTGGCGTAGACTCCATAAAAAAGGAAAACGAGGCTTTAATGGTCGCATCAAAGGTTTATTGCTCTCCGCCTGTTGATTTAAAGATAGACACAGCTTCTTTGAATAATAAATCGGTATTGATTGTTCAGATTGATGAGGGAAAGAATAAGCCATATCGATGTATTACTAAATCAGATGATGAGAGGATCTATATAAGAGTAAGAGATAAAAACCTGATAGCGAGTCGAGATGTCATAAGGAGCATGAAAGATGAATATCTCTATGAAAGGGAAAAGATAAAACTTGATAGCAATGAAAAAAAATTAATAGAATATTTAAAAAAGAATGAGAAAATAACCCTTAAAGAATTCAAAAAGTTTACTAATATTTCCAAAAGGAGAGCTTCAAGAATCCTCGTTCAACTGGTCAAGAAAGGCCTTCTAAGAATTCATACCCTGGAAAAAGAGAACTTTTATACCCTATCCTTTGAATAA
- a CDS encoding aminopeptidase codes for MLQPKTVRKRRRRIIYFFLLNILVIFVFSGCTIGYFHHLIHNQFEIIHKRKPIQEVLESKSISFEHKRKLRLILEAKRFGEENFGLEKTENYTTYADINREFVSYVVSASSKYKLKPYQWKFPFLGTMLYKGYFDLEEALKEKEKLKKMDLDTYLRPVATYSTLGWFKDPVLSSMMKYDDSELINFAIHELVHATIYLKEYPEFNEGVATFIGNQGSLEFLKFKYGKDAQDYKMAKEMIHDDLLFSKFLKGVYKNLEEFYSLVISKEEKLKGRERIFRDSKEELRRLKGRFKTETYIKFYGKARLNNAFILALSQYLIDLENYYTVFEIFNHNLKRTVNFFKGEEFKRGDPMKYLKKWIKDNKSTS; via the coding sequence ATGCTTCAACCTAAAACCGTCAGAAAACGAAGAAGAAGAATAATATATTTCTTCTTGTTAAATATCCTTGTCATTTTTGTTTTCTCTGGCTGTACCATAGGATATTTTCATCATCTTATTCATAATCAATTTGAAATCATTCATAAAAGAAAACCCATTCAAGAAGTCTTAGAAAGTAAATCTATTAGTTTTGAGCATAAAAGAAAATTAAGGTTGATTCTTGAAGCAAAAAGATTTGGTGAAGAGAATTTTGGCCTTGAAAAGACAGAAAATTATACAACCTACGCCGATATTAACAGGGAATTTGTTAGCTATGTTGTATCAGCATCATCGAAATATAAACTTAAGCCTTATCAATGGAAATTTCCCTTTTTAGGGACCATGTTATATAAAGGTTATTTTGATTTAGAAGAAGCCTTGAAAGAAAAAGAAAAACTTAAAAAGATGGATTTAGATACATATCTTAGACCTGTAGCGACCTACAGTACGCTGGGATGGTTCAAAGACCCTGTATTGTCTTCTATGATGAAATATGACGATTCAGAGCTTATTAATTTTGCTATCCATGAGCTTGTACATGCCACAATATATTTAAAGGAATATCCAGAGTTTAATGAGGGTGTTGCAACTTTTATTGGAAATCAGGGTTCGCTGGAGTTTTTGAAGTTTAAGTATGGCAAAGATGCACAAGATTATAAAATGGCTAAAGAGATGATTCATGATGATCTCCTCTTTTCGAAATTTTTAAAAGGGGTTTATAAAAATTTAGAGGAATTTTATAGCCTTGTTATCTCTAAAGAGGAGAAGCTTAAGGGTAGAGAAAGAATATTTAGGGATTCTAAAGAAGAACTGAGGAGGCTAAAAGGAAGATTTAAAACTGAAACTTATATCAAGTTCTATGGAAAGGCAAGATTAAACAATGCTTTTATCCTTGCGTTGAGTCAATATCTTATTGATTTAGAAAATTATTATACGGTTTTTGAAATATTTAACCATAATTTAAAAAGAACAGTTAATTTTTTTAAAGGGGAGGAGTTTAAAAGGGGTGATCCTATGAAATATCTTAAGAAATGGATAAAAGATAATAAAAGTACCTCGTAA